A genomic stretch from Desulfolutivibrio sulfodismutans DSM 3696 includes:
- the pbfA gene encoding (R)-1-hydroxy-2-aminoethylphosphonate ammonia-lyase, producing the protein MADHPSPPPPGEGDSNASPRRAAWRAGLSQSARELLSRDEKVFLRQSLSTPCLDALSGCVGSTLTTLDGRELLDFHGNSLHQAGHAHPEIVAAIKGQLDAMAFCPRRFTNEPAVRLAEELVALAPGRLGKVLFAPGGTLAVGMALKIARLATGRFKTVSMWDAFHGASLDACSVGGEALFRSRIGPLLPGTQHVPPPDPYRCVLHPAGCDGCDLACARYLDYVLEKEGDVGAVVAEPLRCTTVNIPPKGYWPAVRAACDRHGALLILDETATCLGRTGKMFACEHFGADPDILVCGKGLGGGIMPLAAVIADPALDVGRDLAIGHYTHEKNPTACAAGLAMLHILRRDGLPGRAASLGETALSRLRDMAARFPIIGEARGLGLSLAVELVRDRTTREKAADAADAALYHCLARGLSFKTSHGNVLTLTPPLTISETDLNRALDIVESALDLASAPKE; encoded by the coding sequence ATGGCCGACCATCCGTCGCCGCCGCCTCCGGGAGAAGGCGACAGCAACGCCTCGCCGCGCCGGGCTGCGTGGCGCGCGGGCCTTTCCCAGTCCGCACGGGAGCTTTTATCCCGCGACGAGAAGGTCTTTTTGCGTCAAAGCCTGTCCACGCCCTGCCTGGACGCCCTGTCCGGCTGCGTCGGCTCCACCCTGACCACCCTGGATGGCCGGGAGCTTCTGGATTTCCACGGCAACTCCCTGCATCAGGCCGGACACGCCCACCCCGAGATCGTGGCCGCCATCAAGGGCCAACTCGACGCCATGGCCTTTTGTCCGCGCCGCTTCACCAACGAACCGGCCGTGCGCCTGGCCGAGGAGCTCGTCGCCCTGGCCCCGGGGCGGCTCGGCAAAGTGCTCTTCGCCCCGGGCGGAACCCTGGCCGTGGGCATGGCCCTGAAAATCGCCCGGCTGGCCACGGGCCGCTTCAAGACCGTGTCCATGTGGGACGCCTTTCACGGGGCTTCGCTGGACGCCTGCTCCGTGGGCGGCGAGGCCCTTTTTCGAAGCCGCATCGGCCCCCTTTTGCCCGGCACGCAGCACGTCCCGCCGCCCGACCCCTACCGCTGCGTGCTGCACCCCGCAGGCTGCGACGGCTGCGATCTGGCCTGCGCCCGCTACCTGGACTACGTGCTGGAAAAGGAAGGCGACGTGGGCGCGGTGGTGGCCGAGCCCCTGCGCTGCACCACGGTGAACATCCCGCCCAAAGGCTACTGGCCAGCGGTACGCGCCGCCTGCGACCGGCACGGGGCGCTTCTGATCCTGGACGAGACCGCCACCTGCCTGGGCCGCACCGGCAAGATGTTCGCCTGCGAGCACTTCGGGGCCGACCCGGACATCCTGGTCTGCGGCAAAGGCCTGGGCGGCGGCATCATGCCGCTTGCGGCGGTCATCGCCGACCCGGCCCTGGACGTGGGCCGGGATCTGGCCATCGGCCACTACACCCACGAAAAAAATCCCACGGCCTGCGCCGCCGGGCTGGCCATGCTGCACATCCTGCGCCGCGACGGCCTGCCCGGCCGGGCCGCATCCCTGGGGGAGACGGCGCTTTCCCGCCTGCGCGACATGGCCGCCCGCTTCCCGATCATCGGCGAGGCGAGGGGCCTTGGGCTGTCCCTGGCCGTGGAGCTGGTGCGCGACCGCACGACCCGCGAGAAGGCCGCGGACGCCGCCGACGCTGCGCTCTACCACTGCCTGGCCCGAGGACTGTCCTTCAAGACCTCCCACGGCAACGTGCTGACCCTGACCCCGCCCCTGACCATCTCCGAAACCGACCTCAACCGGGCCCTGGACATCGTCGAATCCGCCCTGGACCTCGCAAGCGCGCCAAAGGAATAA
- a CDS encoding DMT family transporter has product MNAVVLTLVLLSAVLHVLWNTLVKTCDDRLSFAWLTTVLGGAFLILPFGYVRLFAPGHIDADVWLWAGVSGAFQALYVMLLFAAYGRADLSVVYPVSRGLAPLAVMLFAGRFVGDAVGPLQATAVGLVVAGTVAVGLTTRNGFGRMSRSGLFLCLLTALATAGYSLVDRKAMSLRPAPGATEFLFLSYLFLTAVLTPWALIRRGWRGLFSQWRVNRRDVILVSILTPLSYLCIVAAMGMGNVVLITAGRNVGILFSTLAGAWLLRERVTRGRVFGTGVIFCGLVLLLLN; this is encoded by the coding sequence ATGAACGCCGTCGTCCTTACCCTGGTGCTGCTTTCGGCGGTGCTCCACGTTCTGTGGAACACCCTGGTCAAGACCTGCGACGACCGGTTGTCTTTCGCCTGGCTGACCACGGTCCTGGGCGGCGCGTTCCTCATCCTTCCCTTCGGCTACGTGCGCCTTTTCGCCCCCGGCCATATCGACGCGGATGTCTGGCTGTGGGCGGGCGTGTCCGGAGCGTTCCAGGCCCTGTACGTGATGCTCCTTTTCGCGGCCTACGGCCGGGCGGACCTGTCCGTGGTCTATCCGGTCAGCCGGGGCCTGGCCCCCCTGGCGGTGATGCTTTTTGCCGGAAGGTTCGTTGGCGACGCCGTGGGGCCGCTCCAGGCGACGGCCGTGGGGCTTGTGGTGGCGGGCACGGTGGCCGTGGGCCTGACCACCCGCAACGGGTTCGGCCGCATGTCCCGTTCGGGGCTTTTCCTGTGCCTGCTCACGGCCCTGGCCACGGCCGGGTATTCGCTGGTGGACCGCAAGGCCATGAGCCTTCGCCCGGCCCCCGGGGCCACGGAGTTTTTGTTTCTATCCTACCTGTTCCTGACGGCCGTTCTGACGCCCTGGGCCCTGATCCGGCGGGGCTGGCGCGGTCTTTTCTCCCAGTGGCGCGTCAATCGTCGCGACGTGATCCTGGTCTCGATTCTCACCCCCCTGTCCTATCTGTGCATCGTGGCCGCCATGGGCATGGGCAACGTGGTGCTCATCACCGCCGGGCGCAACGTGGGAATCCTGTTCTCCACCCTGGCCGGGGCCTGGCTCTTGCGCGAACGGGTCACCCGGGGCCGGGTCTTCGGCACGGGCGTGATTTTTTGCGGGCTGGTGCTTCTCCTCCTCAACTAG
- a CDS encoding ArsR family transcriptional regulator: MPRESKFDAVTLRALINEGKSAQQIMDALGVKKPMLKAYVARLMMLDEKFYKIAGMDGRAASGSPEFKKTGLHLGATLLNNYGFSEGDAFRVSSPEAGKIVLEKV; the protein is encoded by the coding sequence ATGCCCCGTGAATCGAAATTCGACGCCGTGACGCTTCGTGCCCTCATCAACGAAGGAAAATCCGCCCAGCAGATCATGGACGCCCTCGGCGTCAAAAAGCCCATGCTGAAGGCGTATGTGGCGCGGCTGATGATGCTGGATGAAAAATTCTACAAGATCGCAGGCATGGACGGCCGGGCCGCGAGCGGCTCGCCGGAGTTCAAAAAGACCGGCCTGCACCTGGGGGCGACCCTGCTGAATAATTACGGTTTCAGCGAAGGGGATGCGTTCCGGGTTTCGTCGCCCGAGGCCGGGAAGATCGTGTTGGAGAAGGTTTAG
- a CDS encoding putative 2-aminoethylphosphonate ABC transporter permease subunit yields the protein MNATAQAVPAARPSALSDILAGRGIRGVFIALAGLWLTVTVALPLVGLLSKSLYATDGQFAGFANFLRFFTEPSLFSSLTHSLWVSSLTTLVAVPLAFVYAYGMCRANIPGKTVFRALAMSPLFAPTLMHGIVLVYLFGKKGLVTTGFFGHTPGFDISLYGHVGIIIAEALYAFPPSFLILSTALSLTDARLYEAAASLGASRFRIFRTVTLPGVKYGLMSAIFISFVSSFTDFGAPKVVGGSYNVLATDIYKHVIGQQNFVMGATVSVILLIPTALAFLADYLIQRRQVSTMAAKAVPYVPRRNNARDLLAFCSCGLISLCFIIYLATGLFASLVDVWPYKLGLVLRHYDFTGAGGGGYTAFFNSLRMSAYSAVLGAFLAFFTAYVLEKFKEYPRLRLGCAALSLLPMALPGLVIGLAYIFFFNSPGWSLLGVHIPNPLNFLYATMGILVLSNLVYFHTVSFLTARTALKQLDREYEAVSDSLGAPFTRLLRTVTLPVCLPAVIEIGYYFFVRSMTTLSAVIFLYSADIPLAAVAVANMDDAGDTAAALAMCVLIVATNLVVRMVYGLCTAGVRRKARVWMQR from the coding sequence ATGAACGCGACAGCCCAGGCCGTCCCCGCCGCCCGCCCGTCCGCCCTGTCCGACATCCTGGCCGGCCGCGGCATCCGGGGGGTGTTCATCGCCCTGGCCGGACTGTGGCTTACGGTCACCGTGGCCCTGCCGCTTGTCGGCCTTTTGTCCAAGAGCCTCTACGCCACCGACGGGCAGTTCGCGGGATTTGCGAACTTCCTGCGCTTTTTCACGGAGCCGAGCCTTTTTTCTTCCCTGACCCACAGCCTGTGGGTGTCCTCGCTGACCACCCTGGTGGCCGTCCCCCTGGCCTTCGTCTACGCCTACGGCATGTGCCGGGCGAACATCCCGGGCAAGACCGTGTTCCGGGCCCTGGCCATGTCGCCCCTTTTCGCGCCCACGCTCATGCACGGCATCGTGCTCGTCTACCTGTTCGGCAAAAAGGGGCTGGTCACCACCGGATTTTTCGGCCACACCCCGGGCTTCGACATCAGCCTTTACGGCCACGTGGGCATCATCATCGCCGAGGCCCTCTACGCCTTTCCCCCAAGCTTTCTCATCCTCTCCACGGCCCTGTCCCTGACCGACGCCAGGCTCTACGAGGCCGCCGCATCGCTTGGGGCCTCGCGTTTCCGCATCTTTCGCACCGTGACCCTGCCCGGGGTCAAATACGGCCTCATGAGCGCGATATTCATCAGCTTCGTCTCCAGCTTCACCGACTTCGGCGCCCCCAAGGTGGTGGGCGGCTCCTACAACGTCCTGGCCACGGACATCTACAAGCACGTCATCGGCCAGCAGAACTTCGTCATGGGAGCCACCGTCAGCGTCATCCTGCTCATCCCCACGGCCCTGGCCTTTTTGGCCGACTACCTCATCCAGCGCCGCCAGGTCTCGACCATGGCCGCCAAGGCCGTGCCCTACGTCCCTCGCCGCAACAACGCCCGCGACCTTCTGGCGTTTTGCTCCTGTGGCCTGATCAGCCTGTGCTTCATCATCTATCTGGCCACCGGGCTTTTCGCCTCCCTGGTGGATGTGTGGCCCTACAAACTTGGACTCGTGCTCCGCCACTACGATTTCACCGGGGCCGGAGGCGGCGGCTACACGGCCTTTTTCAACAGTCTGCGCATGTCCGCTTATTCCGCCGTCCTGGGCGCTTTCCTGGCCTTTTTCACGGCCTACGTCCTGGAGAAATTCAAGGAATATCCGCGCCTGCGCCTGGGCTGCGCCGCCTTGTCGCTTTTGCCCATGGCCCTGCCGGGCCTGGTCATCGGCCTGGCCTACATCTTCTTCTTCAACTCCCCGGGGTGGAGCCTCCTTGGCGTCCACATCCCAAACCCCTTAAACTTCCTCTACGCCACCATGGGCATCCTGGTACTCTCCAACCTCGTCTACTTTCATACCGTGTCCTTTCTCACGGCCCGCACGGCGCTCAAGCAACTCGACCGGGAATACGAGGCGGTATCCGACTCCCTGGGTGCGCCCTTCACCCGCCTGCTGCGAACCGTGACCCTGCCGGTCTGTCTTCCGGCCGTCATAGAGATCGGCTACTATTTTTTCGTGCGCTCCATGACCACGCTCTCGGCCGTCATCTTCCTGTACAGCGCCGACATCCCCCTGGCCGCCGTGGCCGTGGCCAACATGGACGACGCCGGGGACACCGCCGCAGCCCTGGCCATGTGCGTGCTCATCGTGGCCACCAACCTGGTGGTGCGCATGGTCTACGGTCTATGCACCGCCGGCGTGCGGCGAAAGGCCAGGGTGTGGATGCAACGGTGA
- a CDS encoding putative 2-aminoethylphosphonate ABC transporter substrate-binding protein, which yields MKKITRLLALTCLALAMTIRVASAVELLVYTALEDDQIPVYIKSFQEKYPDITLKFVRDSTGVVISKLLAEKDNPQADVVWGTAATGLILLEDAGLIEPYAPKGLERINARFRDGRTPPTWVADDIFETGLCVNGLELDTKKLPAPASYADLIKPEYKGLVVMPNPASSGTGYLTVSGIMALMGEEKGWEYLDKLHENIAMYTHSGSKPCKMAGTGEFPIGISFGYRGVMQKRKGEPVTPVFPKEGSGWDCEASALIKKKNMKPEAKVFLDWAISDPAMAEYAKNYGILAADNVAGFTPPAEYPANPVDQLIKMDLTWAAKNRDRILAEWEKRYGAKSEAKK from the coding sequence ATGAAAAAAATCACCCGTCTCCTGGCCCTGACCTGTCTCGCGCTGGCGATGACCATCCGCGTCGCCTCGGCGGTGGAGCTGCTCGTCTACACCGCCCTGGAGGACGACCAGATCCCCGTCTACATCAAAAGCTTCCAGGAAAAGTATCCCGACATCACGCTCAAATTCGTGCGCGACTCCACCGGTGTCGTGATTTCCAAGCTTCTGGCCGAAAAAGACAATCCCCAGGCCGACGTGGTCTGGGGCACAGCCGCCACAGGGCTCATCCTGCTCGAAGACGCCGGGCTCATCGAACCCTACGCCCCCAAGGGCCTGGAGCGCATCAACGCCCGCTTCCGCGACGGCCGCACGCCGCCCACCTGGGTGGCCGACGATATTTTCGAGACCGGTTTATGCGTCAACGGCCTGGAGCTGGACACCAAAAAGCTCCCCGCCCCGGCCTCCTACGCCGATCTGATCAAGCCCGAATACAAAGGTCTGGTGGTCATGCCCAACCCAGCCTCCTCCGGCACCGGCTACCTGACCGTCTCCGGGATCATGGCCCTTATGGGCGAGGAAAAGGGCTGGGAATACCTGGACAAGCTGCACGAGAACATCGCCATGTACACCCATTCCGGCTCCAAGCCCTGCAAGATGGCCGGAACTGGCGAATTCCCCATCGGCATCTCGTTCGGCTACCGGGGCGTCATGCAAAAACGCAAGGGCGAGCCCGTGACCCCCGTCTTCCCTAAAGAAGGCTCGGGCTGGGACTGCGAAGCCAGCGCGCTGATCAAGAAAAAGAACATGAAGCCCGAGGCCAAGGTCTTCCTCGACTGGGCCATCTCCGATCCGGCCATGGCCGAATACGCCAAGAACTACGGCATCCTGGCCGCCGACAACGTGGCCGGGTTCACGCCTCCGGCGGAGTATCCGGCCAATCCCGTGGACCAGCTCATCAAAATGGATTTGACCTGGGCCGCCAAGAACCGCGACCGCATCCTGGCCGAATGGGAAAAACGCTACGGGGCAAAGTCCGAAGCCAAGAAATAA
- the phnX gene encoding phosphonoacetaldehyde hydrolase, with the protein MQDAKLSHVKAVILDWAGTVVDHGCIGPVAVFIEVFARHGVEVTTAQARKPMGLMKKDHVRAMTRDPGVAAVWRDVHGRDPDEKDVDAMYLLTEPLMVGCIAAHADPIPGALDAVAAFRAMGLPVGSTTGYTRPMMDIMTREAAARGYVPDTMVCSSDVPAGRPSPFMCYKAALDLAVYPFWEMVKIGDTVSDVAEGKNAGMWTIGLTLRGNEMGLTEAELAALPQAEKAARLAGIEARLTAAGADFLAPDLAACPAVVAGIEARIARGERPGGE; encoded by the coding sequence ATGCAGGATGCAAAGCTGTCGCACGTCAAGGCCGTGATTCTCGACTGGGCGGGCACCGTGGTGGACCACGGCTGCATCGGCCCCGTGGCCGTATTCATTGAGGTCTTTGCCCGCCACGGCGTGGAGGTCACCACGGCCCAGGCCCGAAAGCCCATGGGGCTCATGAAAAAAGACCATGTCCGGGCCATGACCCGCGACCCCGGGGTGGCCGCTGTCTGGCGCGACGTCCACGGCCGCGATCCGGACGAAAAGGACGTGGACGCCATGTATCTTTTGACCGAGCCGCTCATGGTCGGCTGCATCGCCGCCCACGCCGATCCCATCCCCGGCGCGCTTGACGCCGTGGCCGCCTTCCGGGCCATGGGTCTTCCGGTCGGCTCCACCACGGGCTACACCCGGCCCATGATGGACATTATGACCAGGGAGGCCGCCGCCAGGGGCTACGTCCCGGACACCATGGTCTGTTCCTCGGACGTGCCCGCCGGACGCCCCTCGCCGTTTATGTGCTACAAGGCCGCCCTGGATCTGGCCGTCTATCCCTTCTGGGAGATGGTGAAAATCGGCGACACCGTGTCCGATGTGGCCGAGGGGAAAAACGCGGGCATGTGGACCATCGGCCTGACCCTTCGCGGCAACGAGATGGGCCTGACCGAGGCCGAGCTGGCTGCCCTGCCCCAGGCCGAAAAGGCCGCCCGCCTGGCCGGGATCGAGGCCCGGCTTACCGCCGCCGGAGCGGATTTCCTGGCCCCGGACCTGGCCGCCTGCCCGGCCGTCGTGGCCGGAATCGAGGCCCGCATCGCCAGGGGCGAACGTCCGGGAGGCGAATAA
- a CDS encoding TIGR03768 family metallophosphoesterase, producing MAKGDSKRPGGILPSDDLNMVKPITRRKFMKYSVGMAAALYLGRSTSGSSEASVSGQAPTYPIDATVLTTKDRVLVFPAISPGLTASQLPQISQYSTYGYGNSTFGPGLENVQRTDIMPNGYSNASPQRRHQLSSFFSFTDVHITDKESPNQLISTQQVDPFCFANSSIYSPVMMCTTQVLDAAIQTINALHKTTPFDFGISLGDVSNTSQHNELRWYIDVIDGKVITPCSGDLRGNLTIDYQKTFQAAGLDPSIPWYQTLGNHDHFWIGTLPVDADSTLGLRQSYITGNVMASGLLAPVDAGALFPCMYDVSASLKERSDYMGVLDGATADGAIVKAGPIGQYSSPPTVTADSARYAVTKTQWMQEFFHTATTPIGHGFNLVDPSKIEKGFACYSFVPKSDIPLKIIVLDDTQSDTDGSHDFHAHGFLDAERWGWLQDELAAGQTANQLMIIAAHIPIGVSPIGSDMEWWESDKDPNATEHNAVSLNGLVNELWNTPNLLMWISGHRHFNTIKAFPSPNTNTPQNGFWQVETSSLRDFPQQFRTFTIHLNTDYTVSIVATNVDPAVADGTPAATSRYYSIATEQILQNNMTPNTPNLANYKGIALETMDPSRAQNGALDLTIKWPQVTGYGPFPSLQSGLYGSPAHKTNSYPSCNAELFKQLSPTMIDVLKKRFS from the coding sequence ATGGCAAAAGGGGATTCAAAAAGGCCTGGCGGTATTTTGCCAAGCGACGACTTGAATATGGTCAAGCCCATCACGCGGCGGAAGTTCATGAAATATTCCGTTGGAATGGCCGCAGCTCTCTATCTGGGCAGATCGACTTCAGGCTCATCTGAGGCCTCTGTCAGCGGTCAGGCTCCAACCTACCCGATTGATGCCACTGTCCTTACGACGAAAGACCGGGTGCTGGTTTTCCCCGCCATCTCGCCGGGGCTCACGGCGTCCCAGCTTCCGCAGATATCCCAGTACAGTACGTACGGCTACGGCAACTCTACGTTTGGCCCTGGGCTCGAGAACGTGCAGCGAACCGATATCATGCCGAACGGATACAGCAATGCTTCACCGCAAAGACGACACCAACTCTCAAGTTTCTTTTCCTTCACCGATGTCCATATCACCGACAAGGAATCCCCGAACCAGCTCATCTCTACGCAGCAGGTTGATCCCTTTTGTTTTGCAAATTCTTCAATATATTCTCCTGTTATGATGTGTACGACCCAGGTTCTCGATGCCGCCATCCAAACGATAAACGCGCTTCACAAGACAACGCCGTTCGATTTCGGCATATCCTTGGGAGATGTAAGCAATACTTCGCAACACAACGAGTTGAGATGGTATATTGACGTCATAGACGGCAAGGTCATTACACCCTGTTCCGGCGACCTGCGAGGGAACCTGACCATTGACTACCAAAAGACGTTCCAGGCCGCCGGGCTCGACCCATCCATCCCCTGGTATCAGACTCTTGGCAACCATGATCATTTCTGGATAGGTACCCTCCCGGTCGACGCCGATAGCACCCTCGGCCTTCGGCAATCGTATATCACCGGTAACGTCATGGCTTCCGGATTGTTAGCCCCTGTCGATGCAGGGGCGCTATTCCCATGCATGTACGATGTCTCGGCCAGCCTGAAAGAGCGGTCCGATTACATGGGCGTGCTCGACGGGGCAACCGCTGACGGCGCAATTGTCAAGGCTGGACCCATTGGACAGTACTCTTCGCCTCCGACTGTCACGGCGGACAGTGCTCGCTACGCGGTGACGAAGACCCAATGGATGCAGGAATTTTTTCATACAGCCACAACGCCAATCGGCCACGGCTTCAATCTGGTCGACCCTTCAAAAATTGAAAAGGGTTTTGCCTGTTATAGTTTTGTCCCGAAGTCCGATATACCGCTTAAGATTATCGTGCTGGATGATACCCAGTCGGATACCGACGGCTCCCACGATTTTCACGCACATGGATTCCTTGACGCCGAACGGTGGGGCTGGCTTCAGGATGAGCTTGCTGCTGGCCAGACGGCCAACCAGTTGATGATCATCGCCGCCCACATACCGATCGGTGTTTCCCCCATCGGTTCCGATATGGAATGGTGGGAGTCTGACAAAGACCCGAACGCCACGGAACACAATGCCGTCTCTTTGAACGGGTTAGTGAACGAACTCTGGAACACTCCGAATCTTCTCATGTGGATATCGGGGCATCGCCATTTTAATACAATCAAAGCATTTCCATCACCCAATACCAACACCCCTCAAAATGGCTTTTGGCAAGTCGAAACCTCTTCACTAAGGGATTTTCCCCAACAGTTTCGAACATTCACGATACACCTGAACACAGACTATACCGTGTCCATCGTTGCAACCAACGTCGATCCGGCGGTGGCTGATGGAACGCCAGCCGCAACATCACGTTATTACTCCATTGCAACGGAACAAATACTGCAGAATAACATGACTCCTAATACGCCGAATCTTGCCAACTACAAGGGTATTGCTCTCGAGACAATGGATCCTAGTCGAGCGCAGAACGGCGCTTTGGATCTGACTATCAAATGGCCGCAAGTGACAGGATATGGGCCGTTTCCATCCTTACAAAGCGGCTTGTATGGTTCTCCTGCTCATAAAACAAATTCGTACCCGTCGTGCAATGCAGAACTTTTCAAGCAGTTGAGTCCGACAATGATCGACGTTCTGAAGAAAAGGTTTTCCTAG
- the phnW gene encoding 2-aminoethylphosphonate--pyruvate transaminase, translating to MDLSCYPDNPYILLTPGPLSTSKSVKAAMLRDWCTWDADYNSIVTDLRERLAKMASDTPDYTATLMQGSGTFCVESCIGTLIPEGGALLVPANGAYGARIAKIGRMLRIPVIEEDFGETSPVDPSRVAELLGAHPEVTHVAVVHCETTTGMLNPVAEIGAVAKAAGKIYIVDAMSSFGGIPMDMAAIGADALISSANKCIQGVPGFGFVLARRAVMEACAGQARSLSLDLYDQWQAMERGGGKWRFTSPTHVVRAFAQAMDELAAEGGVAARFARYRANQAALADGMAALGFSTLLPRSLQSPIITSFLNPAHPDYAFKPFYERLKAKGFVIYPGKVTSADTFRIGNIGEVYPADIERLLAAVRQSMYWSA from the coding sequence ATGGATCTGTCCTGCTACCCTGACAACCCCTATATCCTCCTGACCCCGGGGCCGCTGTCCACCTCCAAGTCCGTCAAGGCCGCCATGTTGCGCGACTGGTGCACCTGGGACGCGGACTACAATTCCATCGTCACCGACCTGCGCGAGCGTCTGGCGAAGATGGCCAGCGATACGCCGGACTACACCGCCACGCTCATGCAGGGCAGCGGCACCTTTTGCGTGGAATCCTGCATCGGCACGCTGATACCCGAAGGCGGCGCGCTGCTCGTCCCGGCCAACGGGGCCTACGGGGCGCGCATCGCCAAAATCGGCAGGATGCTGCGCATCCCGGTCATCGAGGAGGATTTCGGCGAAACCTCGCCGGTCGATCCGTCCCGCGTGGCCGAGCTTTTGGGCGCACATCCCGAGGTGACCCATGTGGCCGTGGTCCACTGCGAGACCACCACCGGCATGCTGAACCCCGTGGCCGAGATCGGCGCGGTGGCCAAGGCCGCCGGGAAGATCTACATCGTGGACGCCATGAGCAGTTTCGGCGGCATCCCCATGGACATGGCCGCCATCGGGGCCGACGCCCTGATCTCCAGCGCCAACAAGTGCATCCAGGGCGTTCCCGGCTTCGGGTTTGTCCTGGCCAGACGGGCGGTCATGGAGGCCTGCGCCGGACAGGCCCGGTCCTTGAGCCTCGATCTGTACGACCAGTGGCAGGCCATGGAGCGCGGCGGCGGCAAGTGGCGTTTCACCTCGCCGACCCATGTGGTGCGGGCCTTTGCCCAGGCCATGGACGAACTTGCCGCCGAGGGCGGCGTTGCGGCCCGTTTCGCCCGCTACAGGGCCAATCAGGCCGCCCTGGCGGACGGCATGGCGGCCCTTGGCTTCAGCACGCTGTTGCCCCGCTCCCTGCAATCGCCCATCATCACCTCGTTTCTCAATCCCGCCCACCCCGACTACGCCTTCAAGCCCTTCTACGAGCGGCTCAAGGCCAAGGGATTCGTCATTTATCCCGGCAAGGTGACCTCGGCCGACACCTTCCGCATCGGCAACATCGGCGAGGTCTATCCCGCCGACATCGAACGCCTTCTTGCGGCGGTCAGGCAGTCCATGTACTGGTCGGCGTAA
- a CDS encoding putative 2-aminoethylphosphonate ABC transporter ATP-binding protein: MWGIKKTFGAFTALKEISFKVHRGEMVCLLGPSGCGKTTALRVIAGLEDHDSGRVFIGGRDVSHMPISKRNVGIVFQSYALFPNLTVEGNVTYGLHGRGMSRQDMRQRAAGLLDLVGLPQAGEKYPAQLSGGQQQRVALARAMALSPDVLLLDEPLSALDAKVRVHLRSEIKKLQRELGVTSILVTHDQEEAMTMADRILLMEGGSIVQDATPDDLYDHPATVFAAGFLGSMNFLPVSYDRAAATAAMGQARLRVPDEAARGDVGTRAVLGIRPEDVMLVEDGRGIVDSSEPNLLAVRADSLEFRGALYRMRLVAEEGSSLEQALFADVTARQVRRMGLGEGSRLRVCLPLARLHLFPGATDEAMPDRDAA; encoded by the coding sequence ATGTGGGGCATCAAAAAAACGTTCGGCGCCTTCACGGCCCTTAAGGAAATCAGCTTCAAAGTCCATCGGGGCGAGATGGTCTGTCTGCTCGGTCCCTCGGGCTGCGGCAAGACCACGGCCCTGCGCGTCATCGCGGGTCTTGAGGACCACGACTCCGGCCGGGTGTTCATCGGTGGCCGCGACGTGTCGCACATGCCCATCTCCAAACGCAACGTGGGCATCGTCTTCCAGTCCTACGCGCTTTTCCCCAACCTGACCGTGGAAGGCAACGTGACCTACGGCCTGCACGGCCGGGGCATGTCCCGCCAGGACATGCGGCAACGGGCCGCCGGGCTCCTGGATCTGGTGGGCCTGCCCCAGGCCGGGGAAAAATATCCGGCCCAGCTTTCCGGCGGCCAGCAGCAGCGCGTGGCCCTGGCCAGGGCCATGGCCCTGTCCCCCGACGTGCTGCTCCTCGACGAGCCGCTCTCGGCCCTGGACGCCAAGGTGCGCGTCCATCTGCGCTCCGAGATCAAAAAACTCCAGCGCGAGTTGGGCGTGACCAGCATCCTGGTCACCCACGACCAGGAAGAGGCCATGACCATGGCCGACCGCATCCTGCTCATGGAGGGCGGCAGCATCGTCCAGGACGCGACGCCCGACGACCTCTACGACCATCCGGCTACGGTCTTCGCCGCCGGGTTTCTGGGATCCATGAATTTTCTGCCCGTCAGCTACGACAGGGCCGCCGCAACGGCCGCCATGGGCCAGGCCCGCCTGCGCGTGCCGGACGAGGCCGCACGCGGCGACGTCGGCACGCGGGCCGTCCTGGGCATCCGCCCCGAGGACGTCATGCTCGTGGAGGATGGCCGGGGAATCGTCGATTCCTCGGAGCCCAACCTCCTGGCGGTCCGGGCGGACTCCCTGGAATTTCGCGGAGCGCTCTACCGCATGCGGCTAGTGGCCGAGGAAGGATCCAGTCTGGAACAGGCCCTTTTCGCCGACGTCACGGCCAGACAGGTGCGGCGCATGGGCCTTGGCGAGGGAAGCCGCCTGCGCGTCTGCCTGCCCCTGGCCCGGCTGCACCTTTTCCCGGGCGCGACCGATGAGGCCATGCCGGACAGGGACGCCGCATGA